GCTGGGCATGTGCCTGCGTGTTTCAGCCAAGGAAATCAAGATGGTGACGGTGGATTGGGCTCCATACTATTCACAGTCATTACCTCAAAAAGGCGTGATTTCTGAAATCGTGGATGAGGCCTTCAAGCGGGTAGGCCATACCACGCAGCTAGAGTTTCTTCCCTGGGAACGGGCGATGCGGTCAGCCCTGAGAGGGGACTACGATGTTTTGATGGGGGCCTACTATTCTGAAATGCGTGAAGTGAAGCTGGAGTACAGCGACCCTATGTATGAGGTCGAGGTGGGGATCATTGCCCGCAAAGATCTGGAGGTGACCCATTACAAGAAGCTGGAAGATCTGACTTCGTATCGTTTTGGTATCGGGCTGGGTTGGGTAAATAGTCCGGAATTCGATACGGCCCATTTCTTGAGGAAGGAGGCGGTGTCTCGGCCGATCCTCAATCTCCGTAAAATGGAGAAGAGGCACATTGATATGACGGTCATGTCTACCAAGGTCTTTGAGTATGAGCTGGCTCAGTCAGAGCTTGAGGGAAAGCTGGAGACCGTGGTGCTTCAGCCTCTGCTGGCCAAGAATCCTCTCTATGTCTGCGTGCCGCGAATCCACCCCAAATCCCACTCCATCATTGCTGATTTTAACCGAGGATTGAGGCTGCTCAAAAAAGATGGAAGCTATGCAAAAATACTTAAGAAACATGGGTTTGATACTGAGCATTAATAAATGATGGAAATTTAGACAGAATTCCTTAGCTATGCGCTTATATTTGCATCATGCACATACCTGTATCAAAAATTATCATGTCCTTGGTTTTTGCGCTGAGCCTTCCACTCGTCGCGGAGCCACCTGTCATTGACGACCATAAGTTGACCTCGGATCTTGGTGACAAGATTGGGAAGCTGGTGGAAGAGGAAAAGACGACACCGGGCGAAGACCTCTTCAAGCAGCTGGAGCGTACCAAGGCAGATCTTCAACTCAAGCAACCGAGCACCCAGGAATGCAAAAACGTTTATTCCGAGTGTGTGGATGGAGTGGGAATCATCGCCTCTGTCTACAAGTGTGGTAAGTGCGATAAGTGGCACCGCTCCGCTTGTGCGACTTGCTGGACGCTGACTGAAGACGGAATCATGGTGACCAACTACCACGTGTTTAAAAACAAGGATCATTCTGGTTTCGGCGTGTTGAGTCGCGATGGTCGCGTCGCTCCCGTTGTAGAAGTGCTGGCCGCTGACAAAGAGACGGACATTGCGATCTTCCGAGTGAAGGGTGAGGGCTTCAAAGCCCTCAAGTTGGGTGACTCCGAGGAAGTTGGGAATGACGTGCATATCATTGCTCACCCGGACGGCCGTTTCTTCACCTACACCGCCGGCAATGTATCCCGATACTATCAGCCACGAGGTAAATCAAATACCGTGTGGATGGCTGTGACTGCAGAGTTTGCCAAGGGCTCTAGTGGTGGTCCAGTTCTGGACTCGGAGGGGAATGTGGTGGGCATGGTGGCGAACACGCAGTCCATTTATTATCACGGAATGGAGAAGAATGGAGAAGGCAAAGGACCCTTCCAGATGGTGATTCGCAATTGCGTTCCTGTTAGTTCCATCCGCAAATTGATCAAAGAATAGGCATCTCTCTTTGACTTGGGCAGCTTCGCGGGGTAGTTCTGGGGCACTATGGTGCAGGACTACGAATCTGAGAAGCTGCTGAATGAATACCTCCTCATGCATTACGGCACGCATGAGGAGCTGATGCCCTGGGGCGTGGGCAGTCTGGCAGCCCATGATTTTGTGAGCCGTACCGTGACGTATTTTTCGCCCAAGCCTGTTAGGCTAAGCCTAGATTTGGGTTGTGCGGTAGGGAAGACAAGCTTCCTGCTCAGCCAGAGTTCGCAGAAGGTGATCGGGATTGATTTTTCCCAGAACTTCATCGATGCGGCGAATGTCATGAAGGAGAAGGGAAGCATGCCTTTCCGTTATCAAGAGGAGGGGGATATTTACACCGAGTCTGTGGCTCGCCTGCCAGAGAATGTGATGCCAGAGCGAGTGAGCTTTGCGCAAGGGGATGCTCTTAATCTGCCGGAAGGCTTCAAAGGCTTTGACCGTGTCCATGCCTCAAACCTGCTGTGCCGCCTGCCTGATCCAGAGAAGCTGCTAGAGCGGCTACCCTCTCTGCTTGCAGATAGTGGCGAAGTGGTTTTTGCGACGCCATTTTCCTGGTTGGAGCAGTACACTCCCAAGGAAAAATGGCCACAAGGAGACAGCTGGGAATGGCTGAAGGGCATCATGGAGAAGAATTTTACGCTTATACAGGATGCGGACGAACCCTTCCTGATCCGTGAGCACGCCCGAAAGTTCCAGCTCGGTATTTCCAAGATCAGTGCCTGGAAGAAGAAGTGATCAGATAAGTCTCGCTCCGAGTGGTGCATCAGCATCTGGGGTGGTCAAGATGATGTGGCCATCCTCGTCAGCAAAGCCAGTGACGAGGCACTCAGACATGAATTTGCCGATCTGTTTCTTCGGGAAATTGACCACGGCGACGATGCGTTTGCCGATGAGCTTCTCCGGTGTGTAGTGATGGGTGATCTGGGCGCTGGACTTGCGCTCGCCAATCTCTGGTCCGAAGTCGATCCAGAGTTTGTAAGCTGGATTGCGGGCTTCGGGGTAAAGCTGGGCGTCGATGATCTTGCCCACTCTCATGTCTACCTTGGTGAAGTCCTGCCAGTTGATGGTCTCGTTCGATTCGGTCATGCGGCCAATGGAGCATAAAAAAAGCCCACGCGCCAGTGGCGCATGGGCTGAAAGTGATTTCGGAATTTCCGGCTACTTACTTGGAGAGGTAGGAGGAAACGCCTTCGTGGTTGGCTTGCATAGCGTCGGCACCTTTTTCCCAGTCCATTGGGCAGACTTCACCGTGCTGCTCGAAGTGCTGGAGAGCGTCGATTACGCGGAGGCACTCACGGATGGAGCGGCCGAGTGGCATGTCGTTCACCACCTGGTGGCGAACGATGCCTTCTTTGTCGATGAGGAAGAGACCACGGTAGGCAACGAGTTCGCCTTCGATCTCTACGTTGTCGTCTTCGTCGATGAATGTCTCACCAGCAAGAACGTCGTAGTCTTCTGAGATGGTCTTGTTGATGTCGGCTACGAGTGGGTAGGAAACGCCCTGGATGCCACCCTTGTTCTTAGGAGTGTTGAGCCATGCCCAGTGGGAGAACTCAGAGTCTGTGGAGCAGCCGATTACCTGGACGTCGCGAGCTTCGAACTCAGCGATCTCTTCCTGGAAGCGGTGAAGCTCAGTAGGGCATACGAAAGTGAAGTCTTTCGGGTAGAAGAAGAGTACCACGTACTTCTTGCCAATGAACTGCTCGAGGGAGAAGTTCTCGATGATTGTTTCACCCTTAACAGCTTTTGCTGAGAAGGCCGGTGCTTTTTTACCTACAAGTACTGCCATAGTCTTAGTTTGTTGAAATTGATACTCAGCGTTTTACCGCCAAGACGCGGAGGACTTAGGACGAAACCACGGAATGTGCAAATAGTTTTTTAGAACAATTCTAAAATGAGAGGGGAATGTGCGCAGGGGATAAAAAGCTGGAACCAAATCTGCACAAATACGTAGTGTGAAGTATGATGATGCGTCTCGTTGTGATATTCTCTCTGGTTCTAAGTACCATGCTATCAGCCTATGAACCGGATGATGTGAATGGAGTGGTTTCGGTATCTGTCGAAGATCGAGATCAACTGGTGTGGAAAGTCTCAGTGCATAACTTAAGCAAGCAGGACCTCACCTTTGAAATGATGGAAAATGTACCGAGAGGCTTGGCAATTGAATTCTGGGATGACGAAGAGGGGCTCGAGGTTCATGCAGATAATCTTGCGAAATTTCTGAATTTGGATGGGTTTCCAGCAAATTTACGTGAGATCAAAGCCCAAGAAAAAGTTACTTTTACATTAGATCTAAGACTAGTTTCTGCGACCAAAGAAGAGTACCTGGCAAAATGGAAACAGCAATGGAAGTCGGGGTATTTTAAATGCAGAGTCGTCTTTGGAAGGTATTCCTCAAGGATGTATGAGGTAGAGATCGATAGAAAAGTTTTGGAGAAAGAGGAGATCAAGCTGAAGGATTATGTGATCCCTATAGATGAAGATGCAGATACCGTCCTAAGGTCGGTGCAAACAGAGCAGATGAATCTGCAAACGTTTTTAGAAAGTCAGGGTATTTGCTTTGCTGAGGGAGCTAGTATCTCTTTGGATTCAGAGCAAAATGTATTAAAAATGCATAATAGCTACATGGCATCAGTGCATACGACGCAATTAGTAGCTTACCTCATGTTGGAGTTAACAAAGGAAGAGGTGACTGTTGAGAAAATGGTAGAGGAGCTGACTGGCGGGGATGAGAATAGTGAATGTTTTCCGATCAAGTAATATGAGAAAATTTACAGCTGTAGTTTTATTCTATCTCTTAAGTTTCGCTAATCAGGTGATCGCTGATACCAAGGAGGGACTGATGGAGAC
Above is a genomic segment from Rubritalea squalenifaciens DSM 18772 containing:
- a CDS encoding substrate-binding periplasmic protein; the encoded protein is MRSYVKAERLAGRVSWSFLFVILLGMCLRVSAKEIKMVTVDWAPYYSQSLPQKGVISEIVDEAFKRVGHTTQLEFLPWERAMRSALRGDYDVLMGAYYSEMREVKLEYSDPMYEVEVGIIARKDLEVTHYKKLEDLTSYRFGIGLGWVNSPEFDTAHFLRKEAVSRPILNLRKMEKRHIDMTVMSTKVFEYELAQSELEGKLETVVLQPLLAKNPLYVCVPRIHPKSHSIIADFNRGLRLLKKDGSYAKILKKHGFDTEH
- a CDS encoding tRNA-binding protein produces the protein MTESNETINWQDFTKVDMRVGKIIDAQLYPEARNPAYKLWIDFGPEIGERKSSAQITHHYTPEKLIGKRIVAVVNFPKKQIGKFMSECLVTGFADEDGHIILTTPDADAPLGARLI
- a CDS encoding S1 family peptidase; this encodes MSLVFALSLPLVAEPPVIDDHKLTSDLGDKIGKLVEEEKTTPGEDLFKQLERTKADLQLKQPSTQECKNVYSECVDGVGIIASVYKCGKCDKWHRSACATCWTLTEDGIMVTNYHVFKNKDHSGFGVLSRDGRVAPVVEVLAADKETDIAIFRVKGEGFKALKLGDSEEVGNDVHIIAHPDGRFFTYTAGNVSRYYQPRGKSNTVWMAVTAEFAKGSSGGPVLDSEGNVVGMVANTQSIYYHGMEKNGEGKGPFQMVIRNCVPVSSIRKLIKE
- a CDS encoding putative 4-mercaptohistidine N1-methyltransferase; amino-acid sequence: MVQDYESEKLLNEYLLMHYGTHEELMPWGVGSLAAHDFVSRTVTYFSPKPVRLSLDLGCAVGKTSFLLSQSSQKVIGIDFSQNFIDAANVMKEKGSMPFRYQEEGDIYTESVARLPENVMPERVSFAQGDALNLPEGFKGFDRVHASNLLCRLPDPEKLLERLPSLLADSGEVVFATPFSWLEQYTPKEKWPQGDSWEWLKGIMEKNFTLIQDADEPFLIREHARKFQLGISKISAWKKK
- a CDS encoding peroxiredoxin → MAVLVGKKAPAFSAKAVKGETIIENFSLEQFIGKKYVVLFFYPKDFTFVCPTELHRFQEEIAEFEARDVQVIGCSTDSEFSHWAWLNTPKNKGGIQGVSYPLVADINKTISEDYDVLAGETFIDEDDNVEIEGELVAYRGLFLIDKEGIVRHQVVNDMPLGRSIRECLRVIDALQHFEQHGEVCPMDWEKGADAMQANHEGVSSYLSK